tttttaggggcgtggcctctatTTGTAGCTACTAGGTGTCTGCTAGGCTAATCCATAGCTTTCATGTGATGTCAGATCTACTGGGATACGCCCGCCTGGCCGCTCAGAGTACGGCACAAATGTGCGCGCGCACCTTTCCTAACCCCGCCTGACAGGTAGTTTGTTTAAGCTAGCTTTGTAGCGCTTTGCATCAGTTACCCGTCCAGATGAAAAATACATGTCGCACGTCGAAAGCGTTCATCCAGTCAGCAGTGAGCAATGCTCTACAACAGACAAGGTGCTCAGGGGGAGGGGCTTAGATAAAGCTGCCCTATTTAGTGACATCAGATTACCAATAACAGATCTGCCATACTGTCCTTGTAGACGCAGCTGGTTATGAATCTGTAAATGTACTGCAGTGACGTCTGGATCTGTCTTTGGGGCGTCTGAcatctagggctgccacaaacgattattttgatagtcgactaatcagatcatcatccattgaacgtaaaagtacagcttattgcaccagcagcatctgctcttatataactatcattagcttacagctttaagtgtttcaggtctgtgctaactaaaaataaagacaagatgatagtttattcaattttaatgaaatttgcagattgtttcggtgaagtttaataaactccttgctatctaaaatataacaggacaccggagtaaattctccagcatctcacacttctgataatcagctgtctgcttgatgtttattcagctgtgtaaaaactataactttaatctcagccaaaccgatttactcaggaacaaataaaatactgaaaaaagccaaacaataacattttaagttatctaagtgactcatatatcatgtttaacctgagtagcgaaagacggcggtgggtttgaaaacgatttgtcgggagtccggtgttctcacggctctagttagcctagcccccggctcgctaacgagctagtgggtaacagacgtctccgaaaacgtcggagcgcttttgaaaatatgcggtgtcctgataaactgagcagatatttgaggtttacacagctacattcttacctgaaaatatgttcaacgtttattttgtgacccagaaagaataataagagtaatattaaaactaactagctgccgccattgttggaaactgagctgggccgcgctatgaattctgggacagagctacttcttcttcttcggggtttaacggcagctggcatccttgtacatgcagtgctgccatcttctgtttgtccgttattacactcttaaatcctgctacttattcctgcgtcttttgtgatcttacaaagcttcaaacgacgcgtcgactattaaatcagtcgtcgacgattttgacaTTCGactaatcgtgactagtcgactaatcgtggcagccctactgatATCTGAGCACTGACGCTGCTTCACGTCGTGTAATGTCAGTGACCTCGCGCGTGTTTCAGCTCAGTGCGTCGATCCCGTTTCCTCAAGTTTAGCTTCATGTTTTTGGACAgaagcatgaaaaaaatgttactgAGCCCCAAATCGAGGCTGGGAGGAGAAAATGTTCCGCCTGTGTGTTCCAGCCCTGTCACCAGGTTCAAAGCCGACCTGAAACAGAATATATCAGTCAGACTGTCTCAGCAGGACAACTGCACAGAGCAGCAAGAAGCTGTGCGTAAACTGCCCGCTGGTGCTCCACAGGTCACACTGGTCTGAGTCCAGCTGTTACTGTTACAGAGGGCAGGGACTGAGCACTGACCTCAGGACAGAGCCTCTGTTTTTACTCGAGAACAAAGACGTCAGAGGTGCTTTGTAAAAAACATCCTGAGCATGTTTCATCTGAGCTGCAGCTCCAGATGTTTCACTGAGGTCAGTTTAGCAGCTGTCTGAAGTTTGTTCCTCAAAATATGAAAGACCCTGAATCAGACGTCAGGATGGCAGCACACACTCAGACCTGCACACATGGGGCAGCATTACATCTACTCTATCTACACACAGGCCCCGCTTTAAAGTAATAAACTGCTGTCAGTACAAAAGCAATGACAGGCTGTGATTAGCGCCCCCATGAGGCTGAAATGTTTAGAAAGAGAAAACGGGTGGATGAAAAGGGAGTTCAGTCCAGGAGGGCACGACACACACAGTTACTACAGACCAACGGTCGCACAGACGGACAGAAATGCTTACAGACTCAGGAGAAGGCAGACGCTCGTCTGAGGCTGGTGGTCTGTGGGGGCGCTGGTGGTGGTCTGTAGGGGGCGCTGGTGGTGGTCTGTGGGGGCGCTGGTGGTGGTCTGTAGGGGGCGCTGGTGGTGGTCTGTGGGGGCGCCGGTGGTGGTCTGTAGGGGGCGCTGGTGGTGGTCTGTGGGGGCGCTGGTGGTGGTCTGTAGGGGGCGCTGGTGGTGATCTGTAGGGGGCGCTGGTGGTGGTCTGCAGGAGCTGTCAGCCGAGCGTCCATGGGGACATCCTGCTTTGCTATGTGAGGTAGATTGAGCCTTTTGAGTGGCTCCTTTGCATGTGTGCGggttctctgattggctgagcctgaAGTGAGACTGCAGGCACGACGAGTGCTCAAAGAGACGCTCCTCCAACTTCATCACACCTCCTCCCCTAACGTCCCAGAATCAGTTTAAAGTCAAATGATCCCGTTCTGTCATCACTGCTTCTTCAGCTTATCGCTGTGCTGACGTGGAGTTTCGTATCGGAGACCAGCGCCGACACGCAGGTCATCAGAAACGCTCCTGGTGTTTCTGTTTCGGAGCACAGAAGCTCGGAGATCCTCACAAACCCCACGGAGTCCGAGTTTGAAACTGTCTCACTGTGTTCACCAGATTATATCTGATCACGTTAATCAATGATGACATCCTGAAGGTTTCAGCCCCGAGGCTTCATATTGCAaggtagactctacaataatacaatcatgtgaccccgtatgagcaagcactttggcgaccgtaggaaggaagaactcccttttaacttcCATGTTTTCCCCGCTTCAGTGACGGCGTTTGACCCCGAGTCTGTGAGCTTGTGTATTTGAGAatagcagctgtgcagcgttcGGCTCCTGCAGGAAGTCACCCGTGTTACAGCATGTTGAAGCGACGCCCACAGACGTGAGGGTCAGTAACAGTTCATCAACCTGACGAGTGGCGTGCGGCGCGACCAGCCGGCTGTGACCACAGGATCAGCTCTGAATGGGTCTCgctgcactaatgaatcaaACGCACCCTTTCCTGTACAGCGCCGTGTTTTTACTCACGCCTCAGTCAGCTCGCGCTCCAATAGTTTCCTACGCTCACGTCTGCACGCCGCAGCAGGTCTGACCGTCACACGGCAAGCGTTTGTTAGGAAGCAGTGTGAAACGGTATTCACGTCCTTATGATTCAAACAGATGTCCTGCAGGTTCAGGTGGAGAAACCTGCGGCGCCTCAGTGGACTGAAGCTGCTGTtcttgtgatggtgctggagcagcagcgatgatgatgatgatgatgaaggcgGTCTGTCGAGCTTTCAGGCTGCTGATTGGTCTAAACTGTCGACAATAacgacttttattttatttgttttggaccCACAacacctcctcctctgctgtcCTAAAACCATTAAAACCTCCACTACTCTAATGCCACCTCCTCCCCTTCTCCTCCCCCTGCTCCTCCTCATCCCCTGCTCCTCCTCACCCCCCTGCTCCTCCTCATCCCCCCTCTTACCCCTTCTCCTCTTCATCTCCCCTCCTCCCCTGCTCCTCTTcatcccccctcctcccctgctcctcctcatcccctgctcctcctcatctccccctcctcccctgcTCCTCCTCATCTCTCCGCCTCcccctgctcctcctccccccccTGCTCCTCCTCATCCCCCCCTCTTACCCCTGCTCCTCTTcatcccccctcctccccctgctCCTCTTcatcccccctcctccccctgctcctcctcctcatcctcctgcaTGTGTAAATCTCCCCCTTTCTGTTGATTAAAACTTGTCTTCATCACTAACTCCTTGTGCATGTTTTTCTGTCTCACCTCTTCTCCTCCCTTCTTTCTCCTCGTTCTCCtgctcctccccctcccctcttGCTCCGTGGTGCTTCATGGGACTTGTAGGCTTCTACGGTCTGGAGGAGTCGGACCTGGAAAAAGTGTTCCGGCTTCCCACCACCACCTTCATCGGCGGCTCGGAGAGCGTGCTGCCGCTGAAGGAGATCATCCGCCGGCTGGAGGTgaacgcgcgcacacacagacacacacacagacagacgcacacacagacgcacacacagacacacacacacacagacacacacacagacacgcacacacacagacacacacacagacacacacacagacacgcacagacacgcacacacacacacacacacagacacacacacacacagacacacacacacagacacacacacacacagacacagacacgcacagacacacacacacagacacacacacacacagacacacacgcacacacacagacacacacagacacgcacagacacgcacacaggaAGTGGAAATGAGCAGTTGAAATGTTTTACAGGCAAATTATTCAGGACAATgactgtgtgcgtctgtgtgcgtctgtgtgcgtgtgtgtgtgtgtgtgtcggtgcaGATGGCGTACTGTCAGCACATCGGGGTGGAGTTCATGTTCATCAACGACCTGGATCAGTGTCAGTGGATCAGGCAGAAGTTTGAGACTCCGGGCGTGATGCAGTTCACTCTGGAGGAGAAGCGGACGCTGCTGGCCCGCATGGTCCGCTCCACCAGGTCAGAACCCCCACACACTCAGGTCCCTCACGCAGATTCATCCACACACTGATTTTATAAGCTGGAGCAGGAGGGCAGAACCACAGAAGACCAAAAGATGAACCCTGAGGTACGTCAGCATCGTAAACCACCACGAGCCGTTTCTGACAGCTCGTGGTGGTTTTACCCGCAGCGAAACTCAAGCCCGCCACTTCAGTCACCTCAGCTTTCTGAGAAACAGAAGCTCAGTGCTCTGGTGTTTCAGTCATAACCAGTTTGATCCTCACGCTGGTCCCATCGATGGGATGTCTGCTGTGAAATCTCCCACTGCAACACGGAGTCGTTGGGAAACACGGTGCGGCTGCAATAAGCGAATCTGCAGTCTGCGTTGGGAATAACCGGCGTGTTTGCCTGTGTTCAGGTTTGAGGAGTTCCTGCAGAAGAAGTGGTCTGCAGAGAAGCGCTTCGGCCTGGAGGGCTGCGAGTCTCTGATCCCCGCCCTGAAGACCATCATCGACAAGTCGTCTGAGAACGGCGTGGAGAACGTCATCATGGGAATGCCCCACAGGTAAAACCACACGCTGCTGTTCTCTGTTACCCGACCGCACGCACGCCGCTCCACAGTCGATGACACCTGCGTGATGTCATCAGAAAGGAGGCAGCAGCTTCCAGGAGAAATCTGCATCCAATCAGCGAGTTTGATGGCGTCAGCGCTCCTCAAGGTTACAAAAGCAGCAGCCCGACAGTGACGCACTGAAGACAGGAGTCGgagcacaaacatgttgaaatgtttgcttttaattttaatgtatttCTGCTTCAGTCAAAGACGACAGAGTAAATAAATACAGGCTCAGCTCACACCTGTGTGAAGACGAACGCCGCGAGCGCGCCGTGATGGCCTCTGTGTCTTTCAGGGGTCGTCTCAACGTCCTGGCCAACGTGATCCGGAAAGAGCTGGAGCAGATCTTCTGTCAGTTCGACTCCAAActggaagcagctgatgaggtcgctgtttttactgctgtttgttCGTTTACTCTCGATTTTCTTTCCCCGTCTGATCCAACCTGTCGTGGTTGTTCTCAGGGCTCCGGCGACGTGAAGTACCACCTGGGGATGTACCATCGCCGCATCAACCGCGTGACGGACAGGAACATCACGCTGTCTCTGGTAGCGAACCCGTCTCACCTGGAGGCCGTGGACCCCGTGGTTCAGGGAAAGACCAAAGCTGACCAGTTCTACTGCGGGGACACAGACGGGAAAAGAGTAAGTCTGGCGGAAGTACTCGGATACTTTATAGTAGAGATACTGCACTGTGAAGATACTGTTACAGGTCCAGGTAGTTTTTCTAGCTCAGAGCAGACTCGACCTTCAGGTAAACAGCGCAggctcattttttttcctggaaacTGTTGGAGGTGTTTCTGTGCAGGACGAGCTTTCGACCAATCACAGACTGAGAAAGTGTCATCAAGTTCATGTGTTCTCTGCGCAGGTGATGTCCATCCTGCTGCACGGAGACGCCGCGTTCGCCGGTCAGGGCATCGTCTATGAGACCTTCCACCTGTCCGACCTGCCGTCCTACACCACACACGGCACCGTGCACGTCGTGGTCAACAACCAGGTAACGCCACAAAGAAACAGACCGTGAGCCGCTAACGCAGCCCGCCGTGCAAACACCTCTCTGTCGTCGTGTCTGCAGATCGGCTTCACCACCGACCCTCGCATGGCCCGCTCCTCGCCGTACCCCACAGACGTGGCTCGTGTCGTCAACGCTCCCATCTTCCACGTGAACGCCGACGACCCCGAAGCCGTCATCTACGTCTGCAAGGTGGCGGCTGAGTGGAGAGCCACCTTCCACAAAGATGTCGTGGTCGACCTGGTCAGTAAAGACGCAGACAAACACTCTCTGACACGAAGCTTTCAAAGCTGATCGCCGACATCTGGAGTCTGCTCCCACCTGTTCACACAGCTGGAAACAGtctttacagtgtgtgtgtgtgtgtgtgtgtgtgtgtgtgtgtgtgtgtgtgcaggtgtgttaCCGTCGGATGGGTCATAACGAGATGGACGAGCCGATGTTCACTCAGCCGCTGATGTACAAACAGATCAAGAAGCAGAAGCCGGTCCTGCAGAAATACGCCGAGAAGCTGATCGCAGAGGGAGCCGTGAGCCGGCAGGAGTATGAGGTAGGACTCGCCCACCAGGCGAATCCTGCTTACAGGTCACCgtgatgtcacttcctgaaCGTTTGTCTGTTTGCAGGAGGAGATCGCCAAGTACGATAAGATCTGTGAGGAGGCGTACGCTCGCTCCAAGGACGAGAAGATCCTGCACATCAAGCACTGGCTGGACTCCCCGTGGCCCGGTGAGAGGGCGAGGAGGCGGGGTCGAGTCACTGTCAGCTTCCTGATCGCACAGATTCAACTCTCAGGACGTTGTTTTCACTCTGGCGTTCAGCTCCAgactgttaaccctttaaactcGCTGTTTTCAGGTTTTTTCACCCTGGACGGTCAACCAAAGTCGATGAGCTGCCCCTCCACCGGCCTGACCGAAGACAACCTGAACCACATCGGACAGGCGGCCTCGTCCGTCCCCGTGGAGGACTTCACCATCCACGGAGGTCGAGAACGGCACCGCTTTCTGACCCGGCAAACGGGAACGAAGACGTTCAGCTGACGCTGTCGTTTCTCGCCGCAGGTCTGAGCCGAATCCTGAAGGGCCGCGCCGAGATGGTGAAGAACCGGATGGTGGACTGGGCCCTGGGCGAGTACATGGCCTTCGGATCGCTGCTGAAAGAGGGGATCCACATCAGGCTGTCGGGGCAGGACGTGGAGCGCGGGACCTTCAGGTAAACCTGTAGGCGTGTCTGGCAGTGGCATGTGACACACAAAGCAGAGAGAGCTAAAGAAGCGAAAAACCAcgacacaaaataaactgatgGCGTGACGTCAGGAGGAGACGAGCGGATCGGAAAACGCCCCCAATCGTCTCGGTCTGCTCGTCTTGACGCCGTTAGCAAGTTAGCGCAGAGCGCGGGTGGTTGACGGGTGTCCTCTGTGTGTCCCCTCACAGCCACCGTCACCACGTCCTCCACGACCAGAACGTGGACAAGAGGACCTGCATCCCCATGAACCACCTGTCCCCGGACCAGGCGCCGTACACCGTCTGCAACAGCTCGCTGTCCGAGTACGGCGTGCTCGGTCAGTCCTCGCTCTCCACAGATGATGCGTCATCGATGACGTCTGTGTTTTTGCCTGATGGTTGTTTCTGCGTCTGCAGGCTTCGAGCTGGGATTCGCCATGGCGAGCCCGAACGCTCTGATCCTGTGGGAGGCTCAGTTTGGAGACTTCCAGAACACGGCGCAGTGCATCATCGACCAGTTCATCTGCGCCGGGCAGGCCAAGTGGGTGAGGCAGAACGGCAtcgtgctgctgctgccgcacGGCATGGAGGGCATGGTGAGGACGCCGCCgcaccttcctcctcctcactgatTGAAAACCAAAGACAACACAGTGTCGATAAGTCTGAGCTGATCAGTGTTCCTGATCTGTGATCGTTTATTTCTGATAATCAACACGTGCTCGCTGCTCTGTCTGAATGTTCTCCTCAGGGTCCCGAACACTCGTCAGCTCGTCCCGAGAGATTCCTCCAGATGTGCAACGATGACCCCGACGTCCTGCCGgtgagacgcacacacagagcagtgaTGTCagagcggtgtgtgtgtgtgtgtgtgtgtgtgtgtgtgtgtgtgtgtgtgtgtgtgtgtgttttgatgctGGTTTCTGTCCCTCAGAACATCACCGAGGACCTCGCCGTGCGTCAGCTCTACGACTGTAACTGGATCGTGGTGAACTGCTCAACGCCTGCAAACTACTTCCACGTTCTCCGACGGCAGATCCTGCTGCCCTTCAGGAAGCCCGtgagcctcacacacacacacacacacacacacacacacacacacacacacacacacacacacactgtgatggaccgagcagtgaaggaaacttaggcacaggttaaagtccaaaaaaaagatttttaatttaaccCAAAAAACAGAATTGGTTAACTCatgcaaaaagaatcaaaatcttgggcccataaaagaggtcaaagtaACAGAACTCTACTCAAAGTTGACAACACAACTGATAACTAACACAAACTGACCTCACTTAACgagacaaaggggaaacttaaatagaGGCTGATCAGCCCACAGAAAACAGGAGAAGggctaaaacacacaaaacctaactaaacataatgaactccaaTTCCCCCCCATGGTCCCGCGTTATGGCATGAACCAATTTGCAGTCTTCCTTTAAAGCTTGCTCCgccccttttccacctcttggcTCCTTAATCAAGGGACTGGAACAGCTGCAACTACggtaactcagaaaacaaaagattaatcatacataacagtgtaaactaCAATGTGCGCACTTATTTTAGAATGCAGTGTTATGTGGATACGTGAATTAACTCCaaaccaaaaccagttatttattgtcctgtaaattaattcctatatttaaagaaagaaatgtgaatgcAATGTTATAAGCCTCTACGCTAACATGGTGGGTGttaccactgtgtggctgtaagtgcagccatcacacacacacacacacacacactaaaaccaGTGTTAGCCTTAAAGAGGAGTCTGGGGGCGTAGACGTGTGGACGACTCCCTGTGAAAACATGCTGTTCAGCCTAATGTCATGTGAtcaacttcctgtttgtgtccCCAGCTGATCATCTTCACTCCCAAGTCTCTGCTGCGTCACCCCGAGGCCCGATCGAGCTTCGACGAGATGCTGCCCGGTAACGCCTCCACCCACACCTGCAGCTCTAACGGCTCTGACGAACCGAGCCTGaaccctccctctctcctttcttctcattcatcctcctcttctttgtcttttccttttgtTCGTCTTTATCCTTCTTCCATGCTTTCCCTTTTTCttccacctcctcttcctcgctgCAGGAACTCACTTCCAGCGGCTGATCCCGGAGGTGGGCGTGGCGGCCGAGCGTCCAGAGGCCGTGAAGCGGCTGATCTTCTGCACAGGAAAGGTTTACTACGAGCTGACCAAAGAGCGGAAGAGCAGAGGCCTGGAGGACACGGTGGCCATCAGCCGCATTGAGCAGGTACACGCCACACggagacttctgattggctgcagccAGGGGCTTACGGTGTCAAAGGAGTCAGCTGACTCATACTCTAAAGTAGCTTTAGTTACAGTCTTTAGGGGATTACAGGAAAGAGAACTCGGCGGCAGTGGCTGGTGAACAGGCAGTAACGGCACGCCGTCTCTCCCCGCAGCTCTCCCCGTTCCCCTTCGACCAGGTGAAGGCGGAGACGGAGCGCTTCCCCAACGCCGACCTGGTCTGGTGTCAGGAGGAGCACAAGAACCAGGGTTACTATGACTACGTGAAGCCTCGCATCAGGACCACCACGCAGAAAGCCAAGCCCGTTTGGTAACCACCATCACCGTCATCATGATCAGACCATCTGTCCACCACCGTGCAACCTCTGACCACACCCTCTCTGTGTTTCAGGTATGCTGGCAGAGACCCGGCAGCCGCTCCCgccacaggaaacaaaaacactcaccTGATCGAGCTGCGGCGCTTCCTGGACACGGCCTTCCACCTGGACGCGTTCAGAGACCAGCAGTGATCACGTGACCTGCAGCACCTGGAATCAGCCCTCACCCGTCTCGCctccattcacactcacaacaCACAGTCAGCCCTCTGTACGGCTGAGCACACCGCACAGCAGGAGGTCCATTCAGAAAATCACCGACCAGAACATCACAGCGGGAGGCGGAGCCTCAGattcaaatttaaactttattctCCTGGTTTGTGACGGACAGAAACATTCCCGTAATCATCAAAGATGAAACGAGCTGCCGTTTTTCTCTCTGAGCTGTCTTTGTCCATCAGACCTCACATTAACGTCACCATGACGCCGAGGGAAGCTAAAATCAGACAGATTCTCAATGGACTTCTGAACTGACGTCCAACTATTAGCACTTTAACGcattcacacatatacacagtcATCATCTGATCAGGTCTGAAACATTTGAGACTAAACCAATCAAAGTCTAAAAATAGCAACATTTGGCATAACAGCAGGTTTACGCCAAATAATCTGAGTGTTTGTTCTGAATCATAAATATTGTTatgatttaaaaactttatCAGTTTCTTGGACAAACACGggcaacaaaaagcagcaacgTTGGTCTTAAATTAGAtatattttgaatgaagtctggtGCTGTTCACGTCTTCAGATAGTAGCTGTTAGCATTGTTAGCACTTCCTATTTAAAAGCAATGGGAGTCCAGCTAGCTGCAGAGAGCAGGTTTTTTTCACCTTTCAACAGGTGAGTTCGCTCATTACGGAAAGGCTGATGCGTTCAATGAAAGTGAAAGTCACAGCAAACAGATCTGCTCTCAAGCAGCCGGTTCAGAAGTCCATTAAGAATGTGTTTTCAGCTTTTCCTCAGAGTCAGTGATGCATTCTGCTCGGCTGCTTCGGCAGCACCAAatcaagcttaaaaaaaaacccgcaGAGGAAAACTGGAGCTTGTTATTAACATGTTGGTATTAAATTAGCCCACCTCGCTTTGCTGGCAGTGTCAGGGCTGAGGTCGCCTTCAGGCTCAGCTTCACCCAGCCACCGAGGCCGCTCAGCTTCAGCGTACTCTTCTCACCTGGGATAAAGTTTCAgacttttttaaacctttttaaacGTATTTAAAGCAGGAGGGTCTGAAACAGGAAGACGAAGGAAGCATCATAACACTGAGAGTTCAGAGCGTTTCAGAGGTTTAACTCTGACGTATTTGTTTGTGAACGTCTAAAAGAGTAAAATCTGCTCTTAAACTAAAGTTTGAAGTGTGGAAGGCGTCAGATTCATACGCAGAGTTTGAGTTACAGAGTTGGAcctgagagaaaaataaactgaactacagcatgaataataataatatgcagTCTTAAATTAGATGAATTTTCATTAGAGTCTGGTGCTGTTGTTCTGTTTTAGTGTGTGAACAGTTTGGCCAATGAACACTGGTAGTTTacagctgtgtgatttatttattctaataAAGTCCAACAGCAGGGAATACTGGGAATTCAAACAACACAAGAAAGCACATCTAAAATTGGCagaattttgaatgaagtctggtGCAGTCTGACGAGCGGCTCAGATTGCTTCTCAGTACCATTTGTCTTAAATTGGGTAAATTCTGAATGAAGTCTGGTGGGGTTGTTCAGGGTATTTTGTTGCAGAGATGTTTGGTGTGACCAGGCAATGTCACGGCTCGATAGCTGTCCTTCGTCAAACAGTTGCTGCAGAAGTTTCTATTTCTGCAACTTTACAGGCAACAGCAACCTGCGTATGGCAACATGAAGGAATGATGCAGATTTGCTTTAGAAAAGGTTCATGTGGAGTTGAGCCTgaatgacctttgaccccacTGTCCACACGGTCACTCTCCAGCTGTGATGACAGAACTCTCCATCCtcgtcctcatcatcatcaggatCCAGTCTTCTACTTCTTCTTCGCACAGAAATCCTGATGagttacagaaatgttttttgttcatctttttttttgctttttaaaatgctcGTTAGCATCATTTGCGCCCCTGCTGGGGGGCGGGCTAGCTGGGAGAATCACTACAGACAGCAGGTGGTGGTTTTTACCTGTCGTCGGCAGGTGTGTCCGTGTGTATTTAGAGGCAGCGCTTAACACTGAGATTTtgtcttttactttgaagggatCTTTGGGGAATGAGTCTGCGACACGAACTCAACCAAAAGCACTGCTGATGATTAATTTAACCCCTCGCTTCTGGCCCCGCCCCCTCCTTTCCGGCGAGCGTTCATCCCGTGCCAAAATGGATCGCAAGCGTCTCGTGTTTTTAGTGTGTTTGGCATCCGGCGAGCGGCAAAACGGTCGGCCGCTGGTGGCGTTCTGCGagacaaagaaaatgatttatttattttcataaagGGGAAGTTCTCTCATTATTTTGCTTCATTCAATAAAGAAATCTGTATGTACT
This genomic stretch from Astatotilapia calliptera chromosome 12, fAstCal1.2, whole genome shotgun sequence harbors:
- the ogdha gene encoding oxoglutarate (alpha-ketoglutarate) dehydrogenase a (lipoamide) isoform X2, yielding MHRLRTCAARLRPLTASQAAQTVGQQRPITVTSTGGKRTFQPIRCYTAPVASEPFLNGTSSNYVEEMYYAWLENPKSVHKSWDVFFRNANAGAPPGAAYQSPLGLSAASSLVAPQLSSLVGAQPNVEKLVEDHLAVQSLIRAYQIRGHHVAQLDPLGIMDADLDSCVPTDIITSSDKLGFYGLEESDLEKVFRLPTTTFIGGSESVLPLKEIIRRLEMAYCQHIGVEFMFINDLDQCQWIRQKFETPGVMQFTLEEKRTLLARMVRSTRFEEFLQKKWSAEKRFGLEGCESLIPALKTIIDKSSENGVENVIMGMPHRGRLNVLANVIRKELEQIFCQFDSKLEAADEGSGDVKYHLGMYHRRINRVTDRNITLSLVANPSHLEAVDPVVQGKTKADQFYCGDTDGKRVMSILLHGDAAFAGQGIVYETFHLSDLPSYTTHGTVHVVVNNQIGFTTDPRMARSSPYPTDVARVVNAPIFHVNADDPEAVIYVCKVAAEWRATFHKDVVVDLVCYRRMGHNEMDEPMFTQPLMYKQIKKQKPVLQKYAEKLIAEGAVSRQEYEEEIAKYDKICEEAYARSKDEKILHIKHWLDSPWPGFFTLDGQPKSMSCPSTGLTEDNLNHIGQAASSVPVEDFTIHGGLSRILKGRAEMVKNRMVDWALGEYMAFGSLLKEGIHIRLSGQDVERGTFSHRHHVLHDQNVDKRTCIPMNHLSPDQAPYTVCNSSLSEYGVLGFELGFAMASPNALILWEAQFGDFQNTAQCIIDQFICAGQAKWVRQNGIVLLLPHGMEGMGPEHSSARPERFLQMCNDDPDVLPNITEDLAVRQLYDCNWIVVNCSTPANYFHVLRRQILLPFRKPLIIFTPKSLLRHPEARSSFDEMLPGTHFQRLIPEVGVAAERPEAVKRLIFCTGKVYYELTKERKSRGLEDTVAISRIEQLSPFPFDQVKAETERFPNADLVWCQEEHKNQGYYDYVKPRIRTTTQKAKPVWYAGRDPAAAPATGNKNTHLIELRRFLDTAFHLDAFRDQQ